The Apium graveolens cultivar Ventura chromosome 6, ASM990537v1, whole genome shotgun sequence genome contains a region encoding:
- the LOC141663579 gene encoding uncharacterized protein LOC141663579 isoform X1, giving the protein MLKLLSSRSLFRLCIVMASSPKPNRLGAGISSEATFKKARTMATDSSSNSNPMASAFSEYAEYLNQFNDKRERVVKASRDITINSKKVIFQVHRISKHNKEEVLEKANKDLAAVKDQYISRLVKELKGTDFWKLRRAYSPGIQEYVEAATFCNFCRTGSLLSLDEMNAELSPLSDSSVEPLKINVLDYLLGLADLTGELMRLAIGRVSDGEVEFAQKICRFVQDIYRQMTLLAPIMDENTDMKMKMDTMLQSVMKIENACYSVHVRGSEYIPLLGDNDPSYPLMLPDLER; this is encoded by the exons ATGTTAAAATTGTTGTCATCAAGGAGCTTGTTCAGGTTGTGTATTGTGATGGCCTCTTCTCCTAAGCCTAACCGCC TTGGTGCAGGGATATCTTCGGAAGCAACATTTAAGAAGGCAAGAACAATGGCCACTGATTCATCTTCAAATTCAAACCCAATGGCTTCTGCTTTCTCTGAGTATGCTGAGTATCTCAATCAATTC AATGACAAAAGGGAAAGGGTGGTGAAAGCAAGTCGGGATATTACCATCAATAGCAAAAAGGTTATATTTCAGGTGCACAG GATCAGTAAACACAACAAAGAGGAAGTTTTGGAGAAAGCAAATAAAGATCTAGCTGCTGTGAAAGATCAGTACATTTCCCGATTAGTCAAAGAACTAAAAGGAACCGATTTCTGGAAATTAAGACGAGCATACTCTCCCGGG ATACAAGAATACGTCGAGGCTGCAACATTCTGTAACTTCTGCAGAACTGGAAGCCTGTTAAGTCTTGATGAGATGAATGCTGAGTTATCGCCTTTAAGTGATTCATCTGTTGAACCTCTCAAAATTAATGTCCTTGATTATCTGCTGGGG CTTGCTGACTTAACAGGAGAGCTAATGAGGTTAGCAATTGGACGGGTTTCTGATGGTGAAGTTGAATTTGCTCAGAAGATATGCAGGTTCGTGCAAGATATCTACAGACAGATGACTCTTCTTGCCCCAATCATGGACGAGAATACGGACATGAAAATGAAGATGGATACAATGCTTCAAAGTGTAATGAAGATAGAAAATG CTTGCTACAGCGTTCATGTTAGAGGGTCAGAGTATATCCCTCTCCTCGGAGACAACGATCCCAGCTACCCATTGATGTTGCCGGACCTTGAGCGATGA
- the LOC141663579 gene encoding uncharacterized protein LOC141663579 isoform X2: MLKLLSSRSLFRLCIVMASSPKPNRRISSEATFKKARTMATDSSSNSNPMASAFSEYAEYLNQFNDKRERVVKASRDITINSKKVIFQVHRISKHNKEEVLEKANKDLAAVKDQYISRLVKELKGTDFWKLRRAYSPGIQEYVEAATFCNFCRTGSLLSLDEMNAELSPLSDSSVEPLKINVLDYLLGLADLTGELMRLAIGRVSDGEVEFAQKICRFVQDIYRQMTLLAPIMDENTDMKMKMDTMLQSVMKIENACYSVHVRGSEYIPLLGDNDPSYPLMLPDLER; this comes from the exons ATGTTAAAATTGTTGTCATCAAGGAGCTTGTTCAGGTTGTGTATTGTGATGGCCTCTTCTCCTAAGCCTAACCGCC GGATATCTTCGGAAGCAACATTTAAGAAGGCAAGAACAATGGCCACTGATTCATCTTCAAATTCAAACCCAATGGCTTCTGCTTTCTCTGAGTATGCTGAGTATCTCAATCAATTC AATGACAAAAGGGAAAGGGTGGTGAAAGCAAGTCGGGATATTACCATCAATAGCAAAAAGGTTATATTTCAGGTGCACAG GATCAGTAAACACAACAAAGAGGAAGTTTTGGAGAAAGCAAATAAAGATCTAGCTGCTGTGAAAGATCAGTACATTTCCCGATTAGTCAAAGAACTAAAAGGAACCGATTTCTGGAAATTAAGACGAGCATACTCTCCCGGG ATACAAGAATACGTCGAGGCTGCAACATTCTGTAACTTCTGCAGAACTGGAAGCCTGTTAAGTCTTGATGAGATGAATGCTGAGTTATCGCCTTTAAGTGATTCATCTGTTGAACCTCTCAAAATTAATGTCCTTGATTATCTGCTGGGG CTTGCTGACTTAACAGGAGAGCTAATGAGGTTAGCAATTGGACGGGTTTCTGATGGTGAAGTTGAATTTGCTCAGAAGATATGCAGGTTCGTGCAAGATATCTACAGACAGATGACTCTTCTTGCCCCAATCATGGACGAGAATACGGACATGAAAATGAAGATGGATACAATGCTTCAAAGTGTAATGAAGATAGAAAATG CTTGCTACAGCGTTCATGTTAGAGGGTCAGAGTATATCCCTCTCCTCGGAGACAACGATCCCAGCTACCCATTGATGTTGCCGGACCTTGAGCGATGA
- the LOC141664608 gene encoding F-box/kelch-repeat protein At3g06240-like, protein MKKQSCVTSAETISDCEDLLTEILIKLPVESLLRCKSVSKPWLSLISNPNFVKSHINRTAGTDKTLLVHESESASTISLVNIDSRELPVPLRFPFSTGDIILETTFDIIGSYNGVVCVSVNYRPDHRYSFVNNKTSVYLWNPATKHSELVRECYLGLVIEPRADLGFGFDPLCNDYKVVWAERDPYEIKGGFSVLVYSLNRNAWRRVDPCPTGYFYGYSEICVNGLLCRIGSVCKLSMALDLNKEVFNCGVQLPVECTAIYDTRITVLNDSITVITNDYERNGRIYKWWMLDDEACLRGAGGEASWTLGLTIDVGSSFWHFCDRYNCGDILQTRDGGFLFYDSDRKEVRNVSVSLYTHHRIIRYNESLVSITRPKKSIGMLMKMIVRKVSPFLVSWWCFMLTLSVIVFAFAFTLN, encoded by the coding sequence ATGAAGAAACAGAGCTGTGTCACTTCTGCGGAGACGATCTCTGACTGTGAGGATCTACTCACTGAGATTCTAATTAAGCTTCCGGTAGAATCATTACTCCGTTGCAAATCAGTGTCTAAACCCTGGCTTTCTCTAATTTCAAACCCTAATTTCGTTAAATCTCACATCAACCGCACCGCTGGAACTGATAAAACTCTCCTTGTCCACGAATCAGAGAGTGCTTCTACAATCTCTCTCGTCAATATCGATTCTCGTGAACTCCCAGTTCCTCTCCGCTTTCCGTTCTCTACAGGTGATATCATTCTCGAAACCACTTTTGACATTATTGGTTCTTATAATGGTGTTGTTTGTGTTTCCGTTAATTATCGTCCTGATCACAGATACTCCTTTGTTAATAATAAAACTAGTGTTTATCTTTGGAATCCTGCTACTAAACATTCCGAGCTCGTTCGGGAATGTTATTTAGGCCTTGTGATTGAACCAAGGGCGGATTTAGGGTTTGGTTTTGATCCGTTATGTAATGATTATAAGGTTGTTTGGGCTGAACGTGATCCGTATGAAATCAAGGGTGGATTTAGTGTTTTGGTCTATTCTTTGAATAGAAATGCTTGGCGCAGGGTAGATCCTTGCCCGACTGGCTACTTTTACGGTTATTCTGAAATTTGTGTGAACGGTTTGTTGTGTCGCATCGGGAGTGTTTGTAAGCTGTCGATGGCTTTGGATTTAAACAAGGAGGTGTTTAATTGCGGTGTTCAGTTACCGGTTGAATGTACTGCAATTTATGACACTCGCATCACCGTATTAAATGATTCTATCACTGTCATTACTAATGACTATGAGAGAAATGGTAGGATATATAAATGGTGGATGTTGGATGATGAGGCATGCCTTCGTGGTGCTGGAGGTGAGGCATCGTGGACTCTAGGGCTTACCATTGATGTTGGTTCTTCATTTTGGCATTTTTGTGACCGATACAATTGTGGTGATATCTTGCAAACTAGAGATGGAGGGTTTCTTTTTTATGACTCTGATAGGAAAGAGGTCAGAAATGTCTCGGTTTCCTTATATACACATCATCGAATTATCAGGTATAACGAGAGCTTGGTTTCAATCACAAGACCCAAAAAGTCGATTGGAATGCTCATGAAGATGATAGTCAGGAAAGTATCACCGTTTCTGGTTTCTTGGTGGTGTTTTATGTTGACACTTTCTGTTATTGTATTTGCTTTTGCTTTTACATTGAATTAA